Proteins from a genomic interval of Rosa chinensis cultivar Old Blush chromosome 2, RchiOBHm-V2, whole genome shotgun sequence:
- the LOC112189081 gene encoding CBS domain-containing protein CBSCBSPB3 isoform X1: MSSQVGMRRTSLTQKRGPSTVTKKSVPSENGAISNGTTSKPSSPPALATAGGERTVKKLRLSKALTIPEGTTVSDACRRMAARRVDAVLLTDANALLSGIVTDKDIASRVIAEGLRPEQTIVSKIMTRNPIFVNADSLAMEALQKMIQGKFRHLPVVENGEVIALLDITKCLYDAISRMEKAAEQGSAIAAAVEGVERQWGANFSAPYAFLETLRERMFKPSLSTIIGENTKVAIVSPSDPVYVAAKKMRDFRVNSVIIVMGNKIQGILTSKDILMRVVAQNLSPELTLVEKVMTPNPECATLETTILDALHIMHEGKFLHLPVLDRADESVAACVDVLQITHAAISMVESSSGTVNDMANTMMQKFWDSALALEPADDCDTQSEMSALMASDAAEQAKFTYPSIGLGNSFAFKFEDRKGRVHRLNSGTENLDELVSAVMQRTGGAKDNDHPQILYEDDEGDRVLLASDDDLVSAVSHARAVGQKVLRLHLDFSDSGHQTTSQLSKTTTQKMGWTYSHTGILAGACVLTGIGLMAYIKRTNL; encoded by the exons atgagcagCCAAGTTGGCATGAGGAGGACCAGTCTCACCCAGAAGCGCGGCCCCTCCACCGTCACTAAGAAATCGGTCCCAAGCGAGAACGGAGCCATCTCTAATGGCACCACCAGCAAACCCTCGTCTCCTCCTGCCCTTGC GACTGCTGGTGGAGAGAGGACAGTGAAGAAGCTGAGGTTGTCGAAAGCCCTCACAATCCCCGAGGGGACCACTGTATCCGATGCTTGCCGGAGGATGGCTGCCCGGCGTGTGGATGCTGTGCTTTTGACCGATGCAAATGCATTGCTTTCTGGAATTGTGACTGACAAG GACATTGCCAGTAGGGTCATTGCAGAGGGATTGAGACCGGAGCAGACAATTGTATCAAAGATCATGACGCGGAATCCTATTTTTGTTAATGCTGACTCATTGGCCATGGAAGCTCTACAGAAGATGATCCAGG GTAAATTTAGGCACCTTCCTGTTGTAGAAAATGGTGAGGTTATTGCCTTGTTGGATATCACAAAATGCCTCTATGATGCTATATCAAGAATGGAAAAGGCAGCTGAGCAGGGGAGTGCCATTGCTGCTGCAGTTGAAGGAGTTGAACGCCAGTGGGGAGCCAATTTTTCTG CTCCATATGCTTTTCTGGAAACTCTGAGGGAGCGAATGTTCAAGCCTTCATTGTCAACCATCATTGGTGAAAACACAAA GGTTGCAATTGTATCCCCATCAGATCCTGTCTATGTTGCGGCAAAAAAGATGCGGGACTTTCGGGTTAATTCAGTTATAATTGTCATGGGGAACAAGATTCAAGGGATACTCAC TTCAAAGGATATTTTAATGCGAGTCGTGGCACAAAATCTTTCTCCTGAGTTGACTCTGGTGGAAaag GTAATGACGCCGAACCCTGAATGTGCTACATTAGAGACTACAATTCTTGATGCACTGCATATAATGCATGAAGGGAAGTTCTTGCATCTTCCTGTCTTAGACAGAG CAGATGAATCTGTTGCTGCATGTGTGGATGTTCTGCAGATAACTCACGCAGCAATCTCTATG GTTGAAAGTAGTTCAGGAACCGTTAATGATATGGCAAACACAATGATGCAAAAGTTCTGGGATTCAGCACTTGCTTTAGAGCCGGCTGATGACTGTGATACTCAAAG TGAAATGTCTGCACTAATGGCTTCTGATGCGGCAGAACAAGCCAAGTTCACTTATCCTTCTATTGGTCTTGGAAATTCATTCGCCTTCAAGTTTGAAGATCGAAAAGGTCGAGTGCATCGACTCAATAGTG GCACAGAAAATTTAGATGAGCTTGTATCTGCTGTCATGCAAAGGACTGGTGGTGCTAAGGATAATGATCATCCTCAGATTTTG tatgaagatgatgaaggtgATAGAGTTCTACTtgcaagtgatgatgatcttgttaGTGCTGTTAGCCATGCTCGAGCAGTGGGACAGAAG GTCCTAAGGTTGCATCTGGATTTCTCTGATTCTGGGCACCAAACCACATCCCAATTGAGTAAAACCACAACCCAGAAAATGGGATGGACGTATTCGCACACTGGAATTTTGGCAGGTGCCTGTGTTTTAACTGGCATTGGCTTGATGGCGTACATAAAGCGCACTAATCTGTAA
- the LOC112189081 gene encoding CBS domain-containing protein CBSCBSPB3 isoform X2 encodes MSSQVGMRRTSLTQKRGPSTVTKKSVPSENGAISNGTTSKPSSPPALATAGGERTVKKLRLSKALTIPEGTTVSDACRRMAARRVDAVLLTDANALLSGIVTDKDIASRVIAEGLRPEQTIVSKIMTRNPIFVNADSLAMEALQKMIQGKFRHLPVVENGEVIALLDITKCLYDAISRMEKAAEQGSAIAAAVEGVERQWGANFSAPYAFLETLRERMFKPSLSTIIGENTKVAIVSPSDPVYVAAKKMRDFRVNSVIIVMGNKIQGILTSKDILMRVVAQNLSPELTLVEKVMTPNPECATLETTILDALHIMHEGKFLHLPVLDRDESVAACVDVLQITHAAISMVESSSGTVNDMANTMMQKFWDSALALEPADDCDTQSEMSALMASDAAEQAKFTYPSIGLGNSFAFKFEDRKGRVHRLNSGTENLDELVSAVMQRTGGAKDNDHPQILYEDDEGDRVLLASDDDLVSAVSHARAVGQKVLRLHLDFSDSGHQTTSQLSKTTTQKMGWTYSHTGILAGACVLTGIGLMAYIKRTNL; translated from the exons atgagcagCCAAGTTGGCATGAGGAGGACCAGTCTCACCCAGAAGCGCGGCCCCTCCACCGTCACTAAGAAATCGGTCCCAAGCGAGAACGGAGCCATCTCTAATGGCACCACCAGCAAACCCTCGTCTCCTCCTGCCCTTGC GACTGCTGGTGGAGAGAGGACAGTGAAGAAGCTGAGGTTGTCGAAAGCCCTCACAATCCCCGAGGGGACCACTGTATCCGATGCTTGCCGGAGGATGGCTGCCCGGCGTGTGGATGCTGTGCTTTTGACCGATGCAAATGCATTGCTTTCTGGAATTGTGACTGACAAG GACATTGCCAGTAGGGTCATTGCAGAGGGATTGAGACCGGAGCAGACAATTGTATCAAAGATCATGACGCGGAATCCTATTTTTGTTAATGCTGACTCATTGGCCATGGAAGCTCTACAGAAGATGATCCAGG GTAAATTTAGGCACCTTCCTGTTGTAGAAAATGGTGAGGTTATTGCCTTGTTGGATATCACAAAATGCCTCTATGATGCTATATCAAGAATGGAAAAGGCAGCTGAGCAGGGGAGTGCCATTGCTGCTGCAGTTGAAGGAGTTGAACGCCAGTGGGGAGCCAATTTTTCTG CTCCATATGCTTTTCTGGAAACTCTGAGGGAGCGAATGTTCAAGCCTTCATTGTCAACCATCATTGGTGAAAACACAAA GGTTGCAATTGTATCCCCATCAGATCCTGTCTATGTTGCGGCAAAAAAGATGCGGGACTTTCGGGTTAATTCAGTTATAATTGTCATGGGGAACAAGATTCAAGGGATACTCAC TTCAAAGGATATTTTAATGCGAGTCGTGGCACAAAATCTTTCTCCTGAGTTGACTCTGGTGGAAaag GTAATGACGCCGAACCCTGAATGTGCTACATTAGAGACTACAATTCTTGATGCACTGCATATAATGCATGAAGGGAAGTTCTTGCATCTTCCTGTCTTAGACAGAG ATGAATCTGTTGCTGCATGTGTGGATGTTCTGCAGATAACTCACGCAGCAATCTCTATG GTTGAAAGTAGTTCAGGAACCGTTAATGATATGGCAAACACAATGATGCAAAAGTTCTGGGATTCAGCACTTGCTTTAGAGCCGGCTGATGACTGTGATACTCAAAG TGAAATGTCTGCACTAATGGCTTCTGATGCGGCAGAACAAGCCAAGTTCACTTATCCTTCTATTGGTCTTGGAAATTCATTCGCCTTCAAGTTTGAAGATCGAAAAGGTCGAGTGCATCGACTCAATAGTG GCACAGAAAATTTAGATGAGCTTGTATCTGCTGTCATGCAAAGGACTGGTGGTGCTAAGGATAATGATCATCCTCAGATTTTG tatgaagatgatgaaggtgATAGAGTTCTACTtgcaagtgatgatgatcttgttaGTGCTGTTAGCCATGCTCGAGCAGTGGGACAGAAG GTCCTAAGGTTGCATCTGGATTTCTCTGATTCTGGGCACCAAACCACATCCCAATTGAGTAAAACCACAACCCAGAAAATGGGATGGACGTATTCGCACACTGGAATTTTGGCAGGTGCCTGTGTTTTAACTGGCATTGGCTTGATGGCGTACATAAAGCGCACTAATCTGTAA
- the LOC112186872 gene encoding uncharacterized protein LOC112186872 → MDLVEVMSNLHALRQLYELLQNIEDDLQHINSKNVHQTLDLKARKLFRHLLDDATEKMFHTQSKTIEAESVVQTTPSSSKLEQPKPMPKLQSPLSPDAVNSSLNVVLSNEKDSKSSVITSKKDEQYPVKRQSAIFGSKVSTSSDVPQYKKKRCRACIAKEMKKQYSTKEATMSNERAEVPGKNSGDQDQQRDWGSGSVSCVDDQAKRLQESNSKTIERENSIGETLPSSVSLTTGAGKQEVGYIPIGQMKKKLDEGNDFAKVVTNAIREIEFCILALQLSSDLAHSAIDNDVDEHVPFKLGISVSPVEHRKEEEAVTRQELSHTHMGESLLGGAGTSQLSQKHGKFAESVSRGQGSPLENYMNRYESMSRSASQNNNKMASYINGLRVSPIPNEVNMKPPLQLKTLATPVQKSETSLVLNRIAKNGTSRYNSSTVSSVGGGLGRKSSQRTRIKNEKRYDQTMMKPVFLDLHSVASSANAMHSTR, encoded by the exons ATGGATCTTGTGGAAGTGATGTCTAATCTCCATGCCTTGAGACAATTATATGAACTCCTTCAGAACATCGAAGATGATCTGCAACATATAAATTCAAAGAAT GTACACCAAACTTTGGATCTGAAAGCGCGAAAACTCTTCAGACACCTCTTGGATGATGCTACTGAGAAAATGTTCCATACTCAATCAAAG ACCATAGAAGCAGAGTCAGTTGTCCAGACGACACCCAGCTCTTCTAAACTAGAGCAACCAAAGCCAATGCCTAAGTTGCAATCTCCTCTTTCACCAGATGCAGTCAATTCTTCTCTAAATGTTGTCCTGAGCAATGAAAAGGATTCTAAAAGCAGTGTAATCACTTCAAAAAAGGATGAGCAGTATCCAGTGAAGCGTCAGAGTGCAATTTTCGGGTCTAAAGTAAGCACCTCATCAGACGTACCTCAATACAAAAAGAAACGGTGCCGCGCCTGCATAgcaaaagaaatgaagaaacagtaCTCAACCAAGGAGGCAACGATGTCCAATGAGAGAGCCGAGGTACCAGGCAAAAACAGTGGGGATCAAGATCAGCAACGTGACTGGGGCAGTGGCAGTGTCAGTTGTGTTGATGACCAAGCTAAAAGATTACAAGAATCCAATAGCAAgaccatagagagagagaactctATTGGTGAGACTCTTCCTTCATCAGTCTCTTTAACAACCGGAGCCGGCAAGCAAGAAGTTGGGTATATCCCAATTGGTCAAATGAAGAAAAAGTTAGATGAGGGTAATGATTTCGCTAAAGTGGTAACAAATGCAATCAGAGAAATTGAGTTCTGCATTTTGGCTTTGCAGTTGAGTTCTGATTTAGCACATTCTGCTATCGATAATGATGTTGATGAACATGTTCCCTTCAAGCTTGGCATTTCAGTTAGTCCTGTAGAACACAGAAAAGAAGAGGAGGCCGTTACCAGACAAGAGCTGAGTCATACTCATATGGGAGAGTCTTTATTGGGGGGAGCTGGTACAAGTCAGCTGTCTCAAAAGCATGGGAAGTTTGCTGAATCTGTTTCTAGGGGACAAGGCTCCCCACTGGAAAACTATATGAACAGATATGAATCTATGAGTCGATCAGCAAGTCAGAACAATAATAAGATGGCGAGTTATATTAACGGGCTAAGAGTCTCACCGATTCCAAATGAGGTAAATATGAAGCCTCCTCTGCAGTTGAAGACCCTTGCTACCCCTGTTCAAAAATCCGAGACCAGTCTAGTTCTAAATCGAATAGCTAAAAACGGGACTTCGAGATATAATTCGTCCACGGTATCTTCAGTTGGAGGTGGGCTTGGTAGAAAGTCGAGTCAGAGGACAAGAATCAAGAATGAAAAGAGATATGATCAAACAATGATGAAGCCAGTATTTTTAG ATCTACATTCAGTTGCATCCAGTGCCAATGCCATGCACAGCACACGATAG